The following proteins are co-located in the Flavobacterium sp. CECT 9288 genome:
- a CDS encoding heme A synthase, with amino-acid sequence MQKYFLKSAKIALVLVYLVIFAGAFVRLTGSGMGCPDWPKCFGYYIPPTDQKELLFTPKKEYNKGQVIIKEESLLVAKEDFVAKENFETTNWTPYQKHDYAIFNPIHTWVEYINRLFGALAGIACIITLVLSFGYRKQQKNLIYMSFFVCVLMAFQAWLGKTVVDSVLSPYKITTHMLAALLILAIQLVVIYSVKTINKPVVFNTKFNTILLVSLALTIVQIVLGTDVREHVDIVSKTGAPEVMWLQNPTVEFYIHRSFSILVLAINAYLFYMNSKLNLNANKLKWVIFLLAFEIISGIAMYYFDFPFGTQTIHIVLATLLFGVQFYLVLESYSQRKKQL; translated from the coding sequence GTGCAAAAATACTTTTTAAAATCAGCAAAAATAGCTCTCGTTTTAGTTTATCTAGTCATCTTTGCAGGTGCCTTTGTTCGATTAACTGGTTCTGGAATGGGCTGCCCAGACTGGCCTAAATGTTTTGGTTATTACATTCCGCCAACAGACCAAAAAGAGCTTTTGTTTACACCGAAAAAAGAGTACAATAAAGGCCAAGTAATTATAAAAGAAGAATCATTATTAGTTGCTAAAGAGGATTTTGTTGCTAAAGAAAATTTTGAAACAACTAATTGGACACCTTATCAAAAACACGATTATGCCATTTTTAATCCTATTCACACTTGGGTAGAATACATCAATAGGCTCTTTGGTGCATTAGCCGGAATTGCATGTATTATAACACTAGTGCTTTCTTTTGGATATAGAAAACAACAAAAAAATCTTATTTACATGTCCTTTTTTGTGTGTGTTCTTATGGCATTTCAGGCTTGGCTAGGGAAAACAGTTGTAGATTCTGTACTGAGTCCGTATAAAATTACCACACACATGCTCGCTGCTTTGTTAATCCTAGCCATACAACTTGTGGTTATTTACAGCGTGAAAACAATTAACAAACCCGTGGTATTCAACACAAAATTCAATACTATTTTACTTGTTTCGTTAGCACTAACAATCGTACAGATTGTATTGGGTACAGATGTAAGAGAACATGTTGACATTGTTTCTAAAACAGGAGCGCCAGAGGTCATGTGGCTTCAAAACCCAACTGTAGAATTTTACATTCACAGATCTTTTTCGATACTTGTACTGGCTATAAATGCTTATTTATTCTATATGAATAGCAAACTAAATTTAAATGCAAACAAATTAAAATGGGTCATATTCCTGCTTGCTTTTGAAATTATTTCGGGCATTGCAATGTATTATTTTGATTTCCCTTTTGGTACACAAACCATACATATTGTTCTTGCTACCCTCCTTTTTGGGGTTCAATTTTATTTGGTTTTAGAGTCATATTCACAAAGAAAAAAACAACTTTAA
- a CDS encoding CDP-alcohol phosphatidyltransferase family protein: MSKLAAQDKFLDLSDYGRFFGKFLANQLKDTRFTPIHVTVLFGISGLLAIYSILQGHYFWAAFFLILKSGIDAADGELARLKKTPSYTGRYLDSVFDIVLNFLFLMTICYVSKTTLLPTILAFIGIQLQGTLYNYYYVILRTKSVGGDTTSKIFEHKSPRALPGETQKSVDILFAIYTIVYGVFDKIIHALDPDAYKVKTFPNWFMTLLSIYGLGFQLLLIAVLLALDCIEYIIPFFIFYTTFILVLIGIRKLVFKA; encoded by the coding sequence ATGTCTAAACTTGCAGCTCAAGATAAATTTTTAGATTTATCAGATTACGGGAGATTTTTTGGAAAATTTCTTGCCAACCAATTAAAAGATACGCGCTTCACTCCCATTCATGTTACGGTCCTTTTTGGCATTTCTGGACTATTAGCCATTTATAGTATTTTGCAAGGACATTACTTTTGGGCTGCATTTTTCTTAATCCTAAAGTCAGGAATTGATGCTGCCGATGGTGAGCTTGCAAGGTTAAAAAAAACGCCTTCTTACACGGGTAGATATCTTGATAGCGTGTTTGATATTGTATTGAATTTTTTGTTTTTAATGACCATTTGCTATGTTTCTAAAACCACTTTACTTCCTACAATTTTAGCCTTTATTGGTATTCAACTACAAGGTACTTTATACAATTATTACTATGTTATTTTAAGAACAAAATCTGTAGGAGGGGATACCACAAGCAAAATATTTGAGCATAAATCTCCACGAGCTTTACCGGGAGAAACACAAAAATCAGTAGATATTTTATTCGCCATCTACACAATAGTTTATGGAGTTTTTGATAAAATCATACACGCTCTTGATCCTGATGCATACAAAGTAAAAACATTCCCTAACTGGTTTATGACCTTGCTTTCTATATATGGACTAGGCTTTCAATTGCTATTAATTGCAGTTTTACTTGCGCTTGACTGCATTGAGTACATCATACCTTTCTTTATCTTTTACACTACTTTTATTTTAGTCTTAATAGGTATTAGAAAACTTGTTTTTAAGGCATAA
- a CDS encoding CsbD family protein — translation MPNSNEIKGTWNELKGKLKQKFADLTEDDLLYEEGKEDVMWGKLQQKLGKTEKEIKSLLD, via the coding sequence ATGCCAAATTCAAATGAGATTAAAGGAACCTGGAATGAGTTGAAAGGAAAACTGAAACAAAAATTTGCCGATCTTACTGAAGATGATTTATTGTACGAAGAGGGTAAAGAAGATGTAATGTGGGGTAAATTACAACAAAAATTAGGCAAGACAGAAAAAGAAATTAAATCTTTACTTGACTAG
- a CDS encoding LytTR family DNA-binding domain-containing protein produces the protein MTTLIIEDEKPAARLLQRKVEKLGVQVQTMLHSVEEAVQWFSANEHPDLIFLDIQLSDGLSFEIFEKVEIKSAVIFTTAYDEYALRAFKLNSIDYLLKPIDEDDLEVAVAKFKSLLPKQEVPIQNLAIDFEQIKKMLSNPFEKNYKKRFTVKIGQHLKVISIEEIECFFSENKGTYIHTYDNRNYLIDVTLENLEQGLDPKDFFRISRKFIIPMKAIKEIVLYSNSRLKVVLPTYKEDEVVVSREKVTDFKTWIG, from the coding sequence ATGACAACATTAATTATAGAAGACGAGAAACCAGCTGCACGACTTTTACAACGTAAAGTGGAAAAGTTAGGCGTACAAGTTCAAACGATGCTTCACTCTGTAGAAGAAGCGGTGCAGTGGTTTTCTGCAAACGAACATCCCGATTTGATTTTTTTAGACATTCAGCTATCAGATGGATTATCGTTTGAGATTTTCGAAAAAGTTGAAATTAAAAGTGCTGTAATTTTTACAACGGCTTATGATGAGTATGCATTAAGGGCTTTTAAATTGAATAGTATTGACTACCTCTTGAAACCAATTGACGAAGATGATTTAGAAGTGGCTGTTGCCAAATTTAAATCGCTTTTGCCTAAACAAGAAGTACCTATTCAAAACCTCGCAATTGATTTTGAACAAATCAAAAAGATGCTATCCAATCCTTTTGAAAAAAATTATAAAAAACGTTTTACCGTAAAAATAGGGCAGCATCTCAAAGTAATTTCAATAGAAGAAATTGAATGTTTTTTTAGCGAAAACAAAGGCACATACATTCACACGTATGACAACAGAAATTATTTAATAGATGTTACTCTAGAAAATTTAGAACAGGGATTAGACCCCAAAGATTTTTTTAGAATTAGCAGAAAGTTTATAATTCCTATGAAAGCAATTAAGGAAATTGTCCTTTATAGCAACTCTAGATTGAAGGTTGTTTTACCCACTTACAAAGAGGATGAGGTAGTTGTAAGTCGTGAAAAAGTAACTGATTTTAAGACTTGGATAGGATAG
- a CDS encoding 2TM domain-containing protein has protein sequence MTTTDQIAYDNALKRVRKIKGFYTHLIVYIVINIMIIVLNTQNLKPDESYFQWKNFATALFWGIGLAAHGLSVFLPPVFLGRDWEERKIKELMEKQKNSNWE, from the coding sequence ATGACTACAACAGATCAAATAGCGTACGATAATGCACTAAAAAGAGTTCGAAAAATTAAAGGTTTTTATACGCACCTTATTGTTTATATAGTCATTAATATAATGATTATAGTGTTGAATACACAAAACCTGAAGCCAGACGAAAGCTATTTTCAATGGAAAAATTTTGCTACTGCTTTATTTTGGGGAATTGGTTTAGCCGCACATGGATTATCGGTTTTTTTACCGCCAGTATTTTTAGGACGCGATTGGGAAGAGCGTAAAATCAAAGAACTAATGGAGAAACAAAAAAACTCGAATTGGGAATAA
- a CDS encoding 2TM domain-containing protein — protein MELNKSNNSEFEQYQSAKKQVEELKGFYSHLASFIIVNGILILINFRYSPNYIFFLWTFGSWGIGLLFHAIRVFNWLPFFGQNWEERKMKQYIQEEKNKTNTYE, from the coding sequence ATGGAACTAAATAAATCAAACAATAGCGAATTTGAGCAGTATCAAAGCGCTAAAAAGCAAGTGGAGGAGTTAAAAGGGTTTTATTCACATCTTGCTTCATTTATAATTGTAAATGGAATTCTGATCCTAATAAATTTTAGGTATTCTCCAAATTACATTTTTTTCCTTTGGACTTTCGGAAGTTGGGGAATTGGACTTTTATTTCACGCCATTAGAGTTTTCAATTGGCTTCCATTTTTTGGACAAAATTGGGAAGAAAGAAAAATGAAACAATACATTCAAGAAGAGAAAAACAAAACTAATACCTACGAGTAA
- a CDS encoding 2TM domain-containing protein, producing the protein MNLFLQQLQKAFKLTLVIFVLMQLFTVVMGGTIGFNQRLLTHFLFTALYTLTLYGTNALFFIKLDALFVERFSKKRLFVGFAGSVVLSLIVIFLLHLFEEVVYNNKSLQEFLENENPESYIVSSIITFFVTLTIHAIYFYKAYNENKVKEQKIIAGTANAKFESLKNQIDPHFLFNSLNVLSSLIEENPENAQRFTTSLSKIYRYVLEQKDKELVSVAEELAFAKTYMNLLKMRFENSITFQLPTDFDNLEARVVPLSLQLLLENTIKHNVVSENKPLQITIFIQDNYLVVQNNLQKKEVLQDRQGVGLQNIVSRYALLSKRKVLVEQTETHFKVLIPILTKQIAAMETNTISNENLAYARAKERVERLKGFYGNLISYCIVIPILIIVNLSSPHPFQWFWFPLLGWGMGLTFHALETFGYGKNWEEQKIQQILNKNKTNKWN; encoded by the coding sequence ATGAACTTATTTCTTCAACAATTACAAAAAGCATTCAAACTAACCTTAGTAATTTTTGTCTTAATGCAATTATTTACGGTAGTTATGGGCGGTACAATAGGATTTAACCAGCGATTGCTAACTCACTTTTTGTTCACGGCTTTGTATACGCTCACATTATATGGTACCAATGCACTTTTTTTTATAAAATTGGACGCTTTATTTGTGGAACGTTTTTCTAAAAAGAGATTGTTTGTTGGTTTCGCGGGCTCGGTTGTCCTGTCTTTAATCGTAATTTTTTTATTGCACTTGTTTGAAGAAGTAGTCTATAACAACAAAAGTTTGCAAGAGTTTTTGGAAAATGAAAACCCAGAGAGCTACATTGTATCCAGTATTATAACTTTTTTTGTTACGCTAACCATACATGCCATCTATTTTTACAAAGCGTACAATGAGAATAAAGTTAAAGAACAAAAAATTATTGCTGGTACAGCCAATGCCAAATTCGAAAGTTTAAAAAATCAAATTGATCCTCATTTTTTATTCAATAGTTTGAATGTTTTGAGTTCACTCATAGAGGAAAATCCTGAAAATGCACAGCGTTTTACAACCTCTTTATCTAAAATTTATCGATATGTTTTAGAACAAAAGGACAAAGAGCTTGTAAGTGTTGCCGAGGAATTGGCTTTTGCCAAAACCTATATGAATTTATTGAAAATGCGATTTGAAAACAGCATCACCTTTCAATTACCAACTGATTTTGATAATTTAGAAGCTAGGGTAGTGCCATTATCTTTACAGTTATTACTTGAAAACACCATCAAGCATAACGTAGTAAGTGAAAATAAACCCTTGCAAATTACCATATTCATTCAGGATAATTACCTGGTTGTTCAAAATAATTTGCAAAAAAAAGAAGTATTACAAGACCGTCAAGGAGTAGGATTGCAAAACATTGTGAGCCGTTATGCCTTGCTATCAAAGAGAAAAGTTTTAGTAGAACAAACGGAAACACACTTTAAAGTGCTGATTCCTATATTAACCAAACAAATAGCCGCTATGGAAACAAATACAATTAGCAACGAAAATTTAGCCTACGCTAGAGCTAAAGAAAGAGTAGAAAGATTAAAAGGATTTTACGGAAATTTAATTTCGTACTGTATTGTAATCCCCATTTTAATCATCGTTAACCTGAGTTCGCCACATCCTTTTCAATGGTTTTGGTTCCCGCTTCTGGGTTGGGGAATGGGACTTACGTTTCATGCACTCGAGACCTTTGGGTACGGTAAAAATTGGGAAGAGCAAAAAATTCAACAAATTTTAAACAAAAACAAAACAAACAAATGGAACTAA
- a CDS encoding TonB-dependent receptor, whose product MKTTLTFLFLVVSSFLLAQKTISGKVVDEKGKPVAGANIFIEGTYDGATSSDSGSFSFTTTATGNQTLVVSFLIYETSRTAIDVASFTDKTIKLSSSVTALDAVVITAGTFEAGDKSRVSVLKPLDIVTTAGSAGNIIAALQTLPGTQTVGEDGRLFVRGGEANETQTFVDGIRVAQPYGATANNLPTRGRFSPFLFSGIAFSTGGYSAEYGEALSSVLLLNTQDNPDQNKTEISLMTVGLGIGNTQKWKKSSLSVNANYLNLAPYQAAIPQNVDWNSPFQSLSGETVYRYNFNNGILKVYAAFDASKFDINQENINSPEKIRVDLNNNNFYFNTSYKGVFGNNWQITSGLSYGYSNNAINLDTDKVTNEENAAHLKVKLKKSFSDRLKLSFGADYFVTQFHENFNQNSGMVFNSGYDSNIAAVYTEADIFFSKKWAAKVGIRAANNSVLNENAISPRVSFAYKMAKNSQFSFAYGDFTQTPNADYLKYTVNTPLESEKASHYLLNFQYAKNGKTFRAETYYKNYRDLVKFDTDVAAFNSNYDNSGSGYATGLDLFWRDEKSVKNLVYWISYSYIDTERDYRNFKAAVTPSFVADHSLSIVTKYFITNWKSQIGFTNSYSSGRPFNNPNETKFMNGKTKDFNNLSFNWAYLLAPQKILYFSVSNILGTQNVFGYEYAKNPNSAGIYNRREIIPTADRFFFVGFFWTISNDKKDNQLKNL is encoded by the coding sequence ATGAAAACCACACTCACATTTTTATTTTTAGTAGTTAGCTCTTTTCTTTTGGCTCAAAAAACAATCTCAGGTAAAGTAGTAGATGAAAAAGGAAAGCCTGTTGCAGGAGCTAACATTTTTATAGAAGGAACCTATGACGGCGCCACAAGTTCTGATTCTGGTAGTTTTAGTTTTACAACTACAGCTACGGGAAATCAAACCTTAGTAGTGAGTTTTTTGATCTATGAAACTTCAAGAACTGCAATTGATGTGGCTAGTTTTACGGATAAAACTATTAAACTAAGTTCAAGTGTTACAGCGCTTGATGCCGTTGTAATTACTGCAGGAACATTTGAAGCGGGCGATAAATCGAGAGTTTCGGTGTTAAAACCCTTAGATATTGTGACCACGGCAGGATCAGCAGGGAATATCATTGCGGCTTTGCAAACCTTACCTGGAACGCAAACAGTAGGCGAGGACGGAAGATTGTTTGTTCGTGGTGGCGAGGCTAATGAGACACAAACATTTGTAGATGGCATTCGTGTAGCGCAACCGTATGGAGCAACAGCTAACAATTTACCTACTCGCGGTCGATTTTCACCGTTTTTATTTAGCGGAATCGCTTTTTCTACCGGTGGCTATTCTGCCGAATATGGCGAAGCATTATCCAGTGTGTTGTTACTCAATACGCAGGATAATCCAGATCAAAACAAAACCGAAATTAGTTTGATGACCGTAGGTTTAGGAATTGGGAATACCCAAAAATGGAAAAAAAGTTCCTTGAGTGTGAATGCTAATTATTTGAATCTTGCTCCTTATCAAGCTGCGATTCCTCAAAACGTAGATTGGAACAGTCCTTTTCAATCCCTTTCTGGAGAAACGGTGTATCGCTATAATTTCAATAATGGTATTTTAAAAGTATACGCTGCATTTGACGCTTCAAAATTTGATATCAATCAAGAAAACATTAATTCTCCAGAGAAAATAAGAGTAGATTTAAATAACAACAATTTCTATTTTAATACGTCCTACAAAGGAGTTTTTGGGAACAACTGGCAAATTACCTCTGGATTGAGTTATGGCTACAGCAACAATGCCATAAACTTAGATACAGATAAAGTGACCAATGAAGAAAATGCAGCTCATTTAAAAGTGAAGTTGAAAAAAAGTTTCTCAGATCGATTAAAACTGTCTTTTGGAGCGGATTATTTTGTTACCCAATTCCATGAGAATTTCAACCAAAATTCGGGTATGGTTTTTAACAGTGGATATGATTCAAACATAGCAGCAGTGTACACTGAAGCTGATATTTTCTTCTCTAAAAAATGGGCGGCAAAAGTGGGAATACGCGCAGCAAATAATAGTGTTTTAAACGAAAACGCTATTTCGCCAAGAGTTTCTTTTGCCTACAAAATGGCTAAAAACAGTCAGTTTTCATTTGCTTATGGCGATTTTACTCAAACTCCTAACGCTGATTACCTCAAGTATACCGTAAATACTCCTTTAGAAAGCGAAAAAGCATCACATTATCTTTTAAACTTTCAGTATGCTAAAAACGGAAAAACTTTTAGAGCCGAAACCTATTACAAAAACTATCGTGACTTGGTAAAATTTGATACTGATGTAGCTGCTTTCAATTCAAATTATGATAATTCTGGTTCAGGATACGCTACAGGCTTAGACTTGTTTTGGAGAGATGAAAAATCAGTTAAAAATTTAGTATACTGGATTTCCTATTCCTACATAGACACCGAAAGAGATTATAGAAATTTCAAGGCCGCAGTCACACCAAGTTTTGTTGCTGATCACAGCTTGTCGATCGTTACAAAATACTTTATTACAAACTGGAAATCGCAAATAGGATTTACGAATTCCTACAGTTCAGGTCGCCCGTTCAACAATCCCAATGAAACAAAATTCATGAACGGTAAAACGAAAGATTTTAATAATTTAAGCTTTAATTGGGCGTATTTATTGGCTCCACAGAAAATTTTATATTTCTCTGTCTCAAATATTTTAGGAACTCAAAATGTATTTGGGTACGAATACGCTAAAAATCCAAACAGCGCTGGCATTTACAACCGTAGAGAAATCATTCCAACCGCAGATCGTTTTTTCTTCGTAGGATTCTTTTGGACCATCAGCAACGATAAAAAAGACAATCAGTTAAAGAATTTATAA
- a CDS encoding serine hydrolase: protein MKNTFIILSIFTVSFFTNCTGYAQKNDDYSDKIDNLIKTTVPRSFNGVVLITQNGKIKYKNAYGFSNFEKKTPLTSNDNFIIMSNSKQIAAVLILKQVEKGKINLQSPVSTYLPDLPKSWADTVTVHHLLNFSAGITDLDKPLLFKPGTDFKYGDTAYIILGKIIEKVTGRKYIDVANELFRELKMKNTFCYEHDKVQNRVQGYKNTNNNFELVAKPFKSNDMVPAAGIISNVTDLNIWDSLLHKGKILKPETYKLMTTYSITAQHAAFGKEKIGYGYGIRVSDKTPIHYFGHTGGGSGFVSFKVYFPETDVDIVILENQSNDNIDLLYEFEIKIREIVMNSNLLKK from the coding sequence ATGAAAAATACCTTTATAATTTTAAGCATATTTACAGTAAGCTTTTTTACAAATTGCACGGGCTACGCGCAAAAAAATGACGACTACAGCGATAAAATTGACAATCTAATTAAAACAACTGTCCCTAGAAGTTTTAATGGAGTGGTTTTAATTACTCAAAACGGAAAAATAAAATACAAGAATGCTTACGGATTTTCAAATTTTGAAAAAAAGACTCCTTTGACAAGCAACGATAATTTTATAATCATGTCAAACAGTAAGCAAATTGCAGCTGTATTGATTTTAAAACAGGTTGAAAAAGGGAAAATTAATTTGCAAAGTCCAGTAAGTACCTATCTACCAGATTTACCAAAGAGTTGGGCAGATACGGTTACGGTTCACCATTTACTAAATTTTTCTGCTGGAATAACCGATCTAGACAAACCATTACTTTTTAAACCCGGAACTGATTTTAAGTACGGTGATACAGCATATATAATACTTGGAAAGATTATTGAGAAAGTTACAGGCAGAAAATATATTGATGTTGCAAATGAATTGTTTAGAGAACTAAAAATGAAAAACACGTTTTGCTACGAACATGACAAAGTACAAAATCGAGTTCAAGGTTATAAAAACACAAACAATAATTTTGAATTGGTAGCAAAGCCATTTAAAAGTAATGATATGGTTCCTGCTGCTGGAATTATTTCAAATGTAACAGATTTAAATATTTGGGATAGCCTTTTACACAAAGGAAAAATCTTAAAACCAGAAACCTATAAATTGATGACCACGTATAGTATTACAGCACAGCATGCAGCTTTTGGGAAAGAAAAAATAGGTTATGGTTATGGTATAAGAGTAAGTGATAAAACACCTATTCACTACTTTGGTCATACTGGTGGTGGCTCAGGTTTTGTGTCATTCAAAGTTTATTTTCCAGAAACTGATGTGGACATCGTTATTTTAGAAAATCAATCTAATGATAACATAGACTTGTTATACGAGTTTGAAATTAAAATTAGAGAAATTGTAATGAATAGTAACCTACTGAAAAAATAA
- a CDS encoding sugar O-acetyltransferase — translation MKSEKEKMIAGEYYLAGDLVLVKDRRRAKLLLHRLNVTEYRMTKKAREIIQELIPNAGTNLYIEPPFHCDYGYNIVCGNNVYFNVNCVVLDCAPVVIGSNVFFAPNVQVYTATHPLDAELRKTLENALPITIGDDCWIGGNSVICPGVTIGAGCVIGAGSVVTKDIPNNSLAVGNPARVIRELNV, via the coding sequence TTGAAATCAGAGAAGGAAAAAATGATTGCTGGCGAATATTATTTGGCTGGTGATCTGGTGTTGGTTAAAGACCGACGACGTGCGAAGTTATTATTGCATCGCTTGAACGTGACGGAGTATCGGATGACTAAAAAAGCGCGCGAAATTATTCAGGAATTGATTCCCAATGCAGGGACCAACTTATATATTGAACCTCCGTTTCATTGTGATTACGGGTACAATATTGTGTGTGGCAATAATGTGTATTTTAACGTAAACTGTGTGGTGCTGGATTGTGCGCCTGTTGTAATAGGTTCGAATGTATTTTTTGCACCTAATGTGCAAGTGTATACCGCTACGCACCCACTTGATGCAGAATTGCGCAAAACGCTAGAAAACGCTTTGCCAATAACCATTGGTGATGATTGCTGGATAGGTGGCAATAGTGTTATCTGCCCTGGTGTAACGATAGGTGCGGGTTGTGTAATTGGCGCAGGATCTGTAGTGACAAAAGACATTCCGAACAATTCACTTGCGGTGGGAAATCCAGCACGGGTGATTCGGGAACTGAACGTTTAG
- a CDS encoding plasmid pRiA4b ORF-3 family protein, translated as MVYKFRVILDAEEDIFRDIAILEDDTLEDLHNAIFNSFGFDGMEVASFYTCDETWNQEDEIPMFDTGDVPGEQKTMSDYKLSEILDKENTKIIYVYDFINMWTFLVELAAIEEQVPGNFYPETLFSHGEMPDEAMEKNFEADNADDYNDEFEDGFDDDDLDMFEGDDSFEDYGFEENWN; from the coding sequence ATGGTTTATAAATTTAGAGTCATTCTAGACGCCGAGGAAGATATTTTTAGAGACATTGCAATACTTGAAGACGATACTTTAGAGGATTTACATAATGCTATTTTCAATTCCTTTGGTTTTGACGGGATGGAGGTTGCTTCTTTTTATACGTGTGATGAAACGTGGAATCAAGAGGATGAGATTCCGATGTTTGATACTGGCGATGTTCCTGGTGAACAAAAAACCATGAGTGACTACAAATTATCAGAGATTTTAGATAAAGAAAATACGAAAATCATTTACGTATACGACTTCATCAACATGTGGACGTTCCTTGTAGAGCTTGCCGCTATTGAAGAACAAGTTCCTGGAAATTTCTATCCTGAAACTTTATTTTCTCACGGTGAAATGCCCGATGAAGCGATGGAAAAAAACTTTGAAGCCGATAATGCTGATGATTACAATGATGAATTTGAAGATGGTTTTGATGACGATGACTTGGACATGTTTGAAGGCGATGACAGTTTTGAAGACTACGGTTTTGAAGAGAATTGGAATTAA
- a CDS encoding four helix bundle protein, which yields MILVTDIYQLTNIFPKEEIYGLTSQIRRCAVSIPSNIILLKDTEEMATRII from the coding sequence ATGATTCTTGTTACGGATATTTATCAGTTAACAAATATATTTCCCAAAGAAGAAATTTACGGATTAACTTCACAAATTAGAAGGTGTGCAGTATCAATTCCAAGTAATATAATATTGCTGAAGGATACGGAAGAGATGGCAACAAGGATTATTTGA
- a CDS encoding four helix bundle protein codes for MKFLNIATPSLFEIQMQIEIAFNLKYITELQFNNIYEASRELERMMCSFIRKIKERN; via the coding sequence TTGAAATTTTTAAATATTGCAACCCCCTCTTTGTTTGAAATACAAATGCAAATTGAAATAGCATTCAATTTAAAATACATCACTGAATTACAATTTAACAATATATACGAAGCAAGTAGAGAACTAGAAAGAATGATGTGTTCTTTTATTAGAAAAATAAAGGAACGAAATTAA
- a CDS encoding nucleoid-associated protein, with product MINLFNTHIENLSIHRVGNKSRNEAIFLSEQPYALQDEIVPLMKEFFFKPFREKEENYYQFAHEIDLDYNDMFKYATEIFDNPNNVHEVSKKITTHLFEQSNHPHIKNGEVYVTYLTNLSIDNNVVDAIGIFKSEIQADFLQFEEKASQLEMILQQGVSLNKLDKGCLIFNYKKEEGYKILTVDSNRYDARYWLEHFLSVDAFEDENFITKKYLKFCQNFAKDVVFPAEDKKEEVMFMNRSVNYFAKNDQFEETNFLNEVLDNPDLIPEFKNYKTDKGEKYSIEDVTSFPIANAAVSDARKSIKNVINLDTHIQIKMDFINPESAEKFVEKGWDEEKQMYYYLVYFNKEEKS from the coding sequence ATGATCAACTTATTTAACACCCATATCGAAAATTTATCCATTCACAGAGTGGGTAACAAGAGTAGAAACGAAGCTATTTTTTTATCTGAGCAACCGTATGCGTTGCAAGACGAAATTGTGCCTTTGATGAAAGAATTTTTCTTTAAACCTTTTAGAGAAAAAGAAGAAAATTATTATCAATTTGCTCATGAAATTGACTTAGACTACAATGACATGTTCAAATACGCCACTGAGATTTTTGACAATCCGAACAATGTACACGAGGTTTCAAAAAAAATCACCACGCATTTGTTTGAGCAGTCCAATCACCCACATATCAAAAACGGTGAGGTGTACGTAACCTATTTAACCAATTTAAGCATTGACAACAATGTAGTAGATGCTATAGGTATTTTTAAGAGTGAAATTCAGGCTGACTTTTTACAATTTGAAGAGAAAGCTTCTCAACTTGAAATGATTTTACAGCAAGGTGTGAGTTTGAACAAGCTTGACAAAGGTTGTTTGATTTTTAATTACAAAAAAGAAGAAGGATATAAAATTTTGACCGTAGATAGCAACCGTTATGACGCACGCTACTGGTTAGAGCATTTTTTATCAGTAGATGCTTTTGAAGATGAAAATTTCATCACTAAAAAGTATTTGAAATTCTGTCAAAACTTTGCGAAAGATGTTGTTTTCCCTGCCGAAGACAAAAAAGAAGAAGTGATGTTCATGAACCGATCTGTGAATTATTTTGCCAAAAACGATCAGTTTGAAGAAACTAACTTTTTGAATGAAGTTTTAGACAATCCTGATTTGATCCCTGAATTCAAAAACTACAAAACTGACAAAGGCGAGAAATACAGTATTGAGGACGTTACCTCCTTCCCTATTGCTAATGCAGCAGTATCTGATGCCAGAAAATCTATAAAAAATGTTATCAATTTAGATACCCACATTCAAATTAAAATGGACTTTATTAATCCCGAAAGTGCAGAAAAATTTGTAGAAAAAGGATGGGATGAAGAGAAACAAATGTACTACTATTTAGTTTACTTTAACAAAGAGGAGAAAAGCTAA